CATATCATAGGCCTGAataacttctgcttttttataCTTTACTTCAAAAATGTGCATGCTgataatgtattaatttttttctaagatgCTTCATGCTGAAAGTAGAGTAAGGCTCTTGGAGTGTCAGGATGAAATCGCAATTGAACCATGTTCTAAAAAAATGAAGTCAACAGAAGGGGCTTACGAGAAACTCTCTGATGATGATAACCAAGGTATTCAAGAGGAAGTGGATGCTGAGAGAACATCAAATGATTTGATACCAGCGTATGCCTCAGATAACCAAGGGCAATATGAAATGCAGAAGCAAGAGGAAATACCTACTGGTGTCTTGGGAACACTGAATGAAGTGCTTCCTGAATATAATCTAGCACTTATTCAGCCAATTGATTCAGAAACTGTACAGAATGTGAATCCTCCATTTGCATCAATAAATGACACTAAAGTTGAAGAAAAGAAAGGCCCTTTTATTACAAATAGTGCTGGTGAAGATAATATTAGAAATAGCAGTACATCTTTCTCGGTAAATAGAAATGCATCAGATGATGAGTTTTTTACAAGCACAGAATTTATTGGGCCGATTTACAAGCCTGCCGAAAGTAACAAACAGGGCAAATCTGGGAGTTGCAATGAATGTAGAAGCAGTGAGGGAGATCAGAATGAATTGCATGAAAACAGAGCTAAAAGAAAGGAGGCAAAGAAGATGCAGACTATTTCTTCTGCTGTACCAGAAATAGATGATGAACTGGACCAGTTCTATAAAGAAATTCAccagctggaaaatgaaaatttagatactaattttcagaaaaaagaaactgaaacttCTCAGGAACAATACTGTCCATATAACTGTAGTCAAACCTCACAAGAGGATTATCAACACGTATTGTTGGGCAGCCCACAACCATTTTGTGAGAATGGACAGTGTTTCTTTGGAGAACAGAACaatgagaaaacaagcagtgagcAGCAGTTTGTTGTGGAAACAAGTGgctggaaaactgaaaataccTTTAACGGACAAGTGGATTCTAAATATTGGAACTACTCAGTGCCTGAATTCAGACCTGCTTGGCAGTCAACAAAGTCTTTCATAGTACCTCAGGGACCTCTTCCTCCTAGATTCAACCATCAGTTGCATTTTCAGATACTTAATTCCCCACCACAAAAACCAAATGCTCTCCCTTCTCAGAATGGTGAACTTTCTTACAAAAATTATGATGGTTACCGTGGAAATACCGATATCAACAGTCATGGTCCATTGCTTGATCAAAGTACCAACTATGCTGGTGATATTGATACCCATACTACTCAGGtcttcagaaatgtaaataatgaCCAGAACAGACTCCAAAATAATGGTTTCTGTGAAACCAGAGAAGAGTGTTGGAAGGATCCAAAAGCTGACAACACAGGAGGAATgtacagcttttcttcctttcagttacCTGAAGAAAGATTTGGTTGTTCACAGAAATTGCTCCTCATCTTAAGAGGCCTACCTGGTTCGGGGAAATCAACACTTTCTCGGTAAGCAAAGACTTAAAGTTTGGG
The genomic region above belongs to Mycteria americana isolate JAX WOST 10 ecotype Jacksonville Zoo and Gardens chromosome 1, USCA_MyAme_1.0, whole genome shotgun sequence and contains:
- the N4BP2L2 gene encoding NEDD4-binding protein 2-like 2 isoform X5 — protein: MLHAESRVRLLECQDEIAIEPCSKKMKSTEGAYEKLSDDDNQGIQEEVDAERTSNDLIPAYASDNQGQYEMQKQEEIPTGVLGTLNEVLPEYNLALIQPIDSETVQNVNPPFASINDTKVEEKKGPFITNSAGEDNIRNSSTSFSVNRNASDDEFFTSTEFIGPIYKPAESNKQGKSGSCNECRSSEGDQNELHENRAKRKEAKKMQTISSAVPEIDDELDQFYKEIHQLENENLDTNFQKKETETSQEQYCPYNCSQTSQEDYQHVLLGSPQPFCENGQCFFGEQNNEKTSSEQQFVVETSGWKTENTFNGQVDSKYWNYSVPEFRPAWQSTKSFIVPQGPLPPRFNHQLHFQILNSPPQKPNALPSQNGELSYKNYDGYRGNTDINSHGPLLDQSTNYAGDIDTHTTQVFRNVNNDQNRLQNNGFCETREECWKDPKADNTGGMYSFSSFQLPEERFGCSQKLLLILRGLPGSGKSTLSRVLLGQSHDGIVFSTDDYFRQQDGYTYNAAQLGDAHDWNQKRAKQAMEQGKSPVIIDNTNTQAWEMKPYVEVALEKGYRVEFHEPDTWWKFDPEELEKRNKHGVTREKIAQMLERYEYQISIPIVMNSVVPPHKNTQRPPLQRRHRWGSNTDSWNSFSISSSR